From Mya arenaria isolate MELC-2E11 chromosome 12, ASM2691426v1, the proteins below share one genomic window:
- the LOC128211779 gene encoding COP9 signalosome complex subunit 6-like produces the protein MATNMEVDTARSSVMAVASTGSVSVALHPLVIMNISEHWTRVRAQEGKAVQVLGALIGKQTGRAIEVMNSFELLFDIVDKDVVIDMVYYQTKEEQFKQVFSDMEFLGWYTTGGPPTDADIHVHKQICTINESPVLLKMNPVAIHQDLPVAVYESVIDLISGEATMLFVELQYTLATEEAERIGVDHVARVSTADSSEASSVAEQLIAQHNAIKMLFSRVKLILEYIKAVEAGTLPKNQDILREAYSLCYRLPVLNSDKFKEDFFNQCNDVCLMAYLGTITKGCNTINQFVNKFNVIHDRHSMGRRMRGLFF, from the exons ATGGCAACAAATATGGAAGTGGACACAGCGCGGTCCAGTGTTATGGCCGTGGCCAGCACGGGAAGTGTGTCAGTGGCTCTTCACCCATTGGTAATCATGAACATTTCCGAGCACTGGACCAGAGTTCGAGCACAGGAAGGGAAGGCTGTACAAG TCCTTGGAGCATTGATAGGAAAGCAGACAGGGAGAGCTATTGAAGTGATGAACAGCTTTGAGTTGCTGTTTGACATTGTGGACAAGGATGTGGTCATTGACATGGTCTACTATCAGACAAAGGAAGAACAAT TCAAGCAGGTGTTCAGTGACATGGAGTTTCTGGGATGGTACACTACTGGGGGCCCTCCCACAGATGCTGATATACATGTTCACAAACAG ATTTGCACCATCAATGAAAGCCCCGTGTTGCTGAAGATGAACCCTGTAGCAATACACCAAGAT CTGCCGGTAGCAGTGTATGAATCTGTGATAGATCTGATTAGTGGGGAA GCAACTATGCTTTTTGTGGAGCTACAGTACACGCTGGCCACAGAGGAGGCGGAGAGGATTGGGGTGGATCATGTTGCCCGTGTCTCCACTGCAGACTCAAGTGAAGCATCCAGCG TTGCTGAGCAGTTGATAGCACAACACAATGCCATCAAGATGTTGTTTAGCAGAGTGAAATTGATCCTGGAATACATAAAGGCTGTTGAGGCGG GTACGTTGCCAAAGAACCAGGACATTCTACGCGAGGCCTACAGTCTGTGTTACAGACTCCCTGTGCTCAACTCAGACAAGTTCAAGGAGGACTTCTTTAAT CAATGTAACGATGTCTGTCTGATGGCTTACCTGGGCACCATAACAAAGGGATGTAACACTATCAACCAG TTTGTGAACAAGTTTAATGTGATCCATGATCGCCACTCAATGGGTAGAAGAATGAGAGGGCTGTTTTTCTAG